Proteins encoded in a region of the Podospora pseudopauciseta strain CBS 411.78 chromosome 6, whole genome shotgun sequence genome:
- the ERG28 gene encoding ergosterol biosynthesis protein (COG:S; EggNog:ENOG503P3HV; BUSCO:EOG092655IF) yields the protein MDQLKAFLPSGEKGILPYYLWFISIVSMGNALQNYVTLHYTRRIYNGRFVPNHALPPATGKHSPEDSTNILKPASGKDAEKAKDQVTPLAARVFGTYTFVAGIIRLYASYQPENYALYQMGILTHVIAAVHFTSEMLIFKTIRFSGPQIFPFLAAYGGTTWMLLQYSNYVV from the exons ATGGACCAACTCAAAGCATTCCTCCCCTCGGGAGAAAAGGGCATCCTCCCCTATTACCTGTGGTTC ATCTCCATCGTGTCCATGGGCAACGCTCTCCAAAACTACGTAACCCTCCACTACACCCGGCGCATCTACAACGGCCGCTTCGTCCCGAACCACGCGCTGCCCCCAGCCACGGGCAAGCACAGTCCCGAGGACAGCACCAACATCCTCAAGCCCGCCTCCGGCAAGGACgccgagaaggccaaggaccAGGTCACTCCCCTGGCCGCTCGTGTCTTTGGCACCTACACCTTCGTCGCCGGCATCATCCGGCTCTACGCCAGCTACCAACCCGAGAACTACGCTCTGTACCAGATGGGCATCCTCACCCACGTCATTGCCGCCGTTCACTTCACCTCTGAGATGCTCATCTTCAAGACCATCCGGTTCAGCGGGCCTCAaatcttccccttcctcgctgCCTACGGCGGTACCACTTGGATGCTGCTCCAGTACAGCAACTACGTTGTCTAA
- a CDS encoding hypothetical protein (EggNog:ENOG503NV2T; COG:Q; BUSCO:EOG0926310O) encodes MASQITQLLEKALHFWNAVPQPLQYTFAALGALYVLRGALSFVRLLLNSFILSGPNLRKYGKKGTWAVVTGASDGLGKEFASQLASKGFNLVLVSRTQSKLDALAKELRLKWSGLETKVLAMDFSQDNDEDYERLAKLIAGLDVGILINNVGQSHSIPVSFLDTEKTELQNIVTINCLGTLKTTKVVAPILAARKKGLILTMGSFAGTMPTPYLATYSGSKAFLQHWSSSLASELAPHGVDVQFVISYLVTTAMSKVRRTSLLIPGPKQFVKAALGKIGLDSNENFPNTYTPWWSHNVFKWIIDSTVGNTSAFTIWQNRKMHVDIRNRALRKAAREAKKQ; translated from the exons ATGGCTTCGCAAATCACCCAGCTCCTGGAGAAGGCTCTCCACTTCTGGAATGCTGTCCCTCAGCCACTCCAGTACACCTTTGCTGCTCTCGGCGCTCTCTACGTTCTGAGGGGCGCTCTCAGCTTCGTCCGCCTCCTCTTGAACTCATTCATCCTCAGCGGTCCCAAC CTTCGCAAGTATGGCAAGAAGGGCACCTGGGCCGTTGTCACCGGTGCGTCTGATGGTCTCGGCAAGGAGTTCGCCTCTCAGCTCGCCTCCAAGGGCttcaacctcgtcctcgtctcccGCACCCAGTCTAAGCTCGATGCTCTCGCCAAGGAGTTGCGTTTGAAGTGGTCCGGTCTCGAGACCAAGGTTCTCGCCATGGATTTCTCCCAGGACAACGATGAGGACTACGAGCGCCTGGCCAAGCTGATTGCTGGTCTTGATGTCGGTATCTTGATCAACAACGTCGGCCAGTCCCACAGCATCCCCGTATCCTTCCTCGATACCGAGAAGACCGAGCTCCAGAACATTGTCACCATCAACTGCCTCGGCACTCTCAAGACCACCAAGGTCGTTGCTCCCATCCTCGCTGCGCGCAAGAAGGGTCTCATTCTCACCATGGGCTCCTTCGCCGGCACCATGCCCACCCCCTATCTCGCCACCTACAGCGGCAGCAAGGCTTTCCTCCAGCACTGGAGCTCTTCTCTCGCCTCGGAGCTTGCCCCCCATGGCGTTGATGTTCAGTTTGTCATCTCTTACCTCGTCACCACTGCCATGAGCAAGGTTCGCCGCAccagcctcctcatccctgGCCCCAAGCAGTTTGTCAAGGCTGCCCTTGGCAAGATTGGTCTCGACAGCAACGAGAACTTTCCCAACACCTATACCCCCTGGTGGAGCCACAACGTGTTCAAGTGGATCATTGACAGCACTGTTGGCAACACCAGCGCTTTCACCATCTGGCAGAACAGGAAGATGCACGTTGACATCCGCAACCGTGCCCTCCGGAAGGCTGCCCgtgaggccaagaagcagtAA
- a CDS encoding hypothetical protein (COG:U; COG:Y; EggNog:ENOG503NU2K; BUSCO:EOG092606UX): MEPSTPMRPIPGAYINTPAPNTTRRQLFTNNPGNGVPPPMALPPANPVGPSTQALVTGQLPAPTVARADVPLIETAGHVVNSNLLNDESYPDLDSYCRPGASSEYDIHPPDRPWAPFQKTHMYQIPDQIFDFLNGGEVFTKLGLFPELGYAWASIDSSLFLWDYTHPTPELIGYEELTTTITAVALVAPKPGVFVKTITHILVISTTTDVVLVGVAAETNASGAKKVTLYQTKMAVHRGGSDVSYIVGTANGRIFVGGETDTDIHEIVYQQEERWFSSRCSKVNHTHPGWSSVVPLTNLPFGPRPHEHLVGLYVDDTRNLVYSLSDRSTIRTYHMEGPEKLTKVIEKDKTSILRDFAHLAAPSPLFTDRTTIVSLSPITATETSKLHLMALTDTGCRLLLSATSAASYTIGGGSSTLPPQSMQLQFIKFPPREEYQRTRDHRLQPIETVLDKTSQLLEISAMGMRFPPGYFFDVVRDRTAASDRLFISAPDTGRIKLTQPTSALKYFEQGTWIDLGAGNRTIEIGLTTKPFSANSQPLGFGNELAVQFDQAPGEFAILTNTGVHIIRRRRVVDMLATALRSVQGQGDDVLELEVRHFLAQYGRVETCSAALAVACGQGNDSRTGIGRSSDTSLANLARLVFVEYGGQARVAESDGRMAPQDSVRLSSRHDALVLYFTRLVRTLWKTKVVTIAKDGKEVTSTVDVKKLVQVQEQVDRLENFLETNKGTIQGLSGPPGTLTNRNDEIAAQKEHQAFHGMRQLMKSVTEGISFVTMLFSERVADIYGRLEPADQQRLSQLTYEHLFSQKPGKDLAKVLVKAIVNRNIANGANVDTVADGLRRRCGSFCSPDDVVIFKAQEQLQRASDQVANASAARLLLAESLRLFQEVAGSLSADNLERAVNQYIELKYYAGAIQLCLVVAKEKDRGNTALTWVMDNRPAGDVRERAYNARKNCYILIQQVLDALEGYLSTEPETIDGRQTVAATKRKEAYDVVNNSDDQVFHIDLYEWYISKGWIDRLLAIDSPHVEAYLRQLSEQNYTHADLLCRWYTHRNFFFQAAQVQANIAKSDMAIPIKHRIKLLGLAKANASVNTAGVSRQQQQMLNHEVSEMLEMAHIQDDLLQRLLADGRIDNSRKAEVNDHLNGPILSVNELYNDYIDQAGYYDLSLLIFHLADFQNHRVIEETWSNLIHQVHNETEIKAELWNKRDGNGVPAELRDQIPEAEPPRPWECVAQNVQIIAHRASLDSLVFPVDKVIPMVCGYAIEYNQDLESPNWPMALFQQLHVPHALIVQVLEGVLDAQEVPFVGRKRKNVAGWVVAVVEDWVTSIQMRGGRNSADAGGVGVWVSELLGRVDALLRQFQSAGARTEADKKLRDEAAQLRGELATVKRRVDGLVAAAAQGGMGGSVMGGFGFRGGLA, from the exons ATGGAGCCCTCAACGCCCATGCGCCCCATCCCCGGCGCTTACATTAACACTCCTGCGCCAAACACCACGCGACGACAACTCTTTACCAACAACCCTGGGAATGGTGTGCCACCACCTATGGCACTCCCACCCGCGAACCCAGTTGGCCCCAGCACTCAGGCTCTCGTGACAGGCCAGCTTCCGGCACCGACTGTTGCCCGCGCAGACGTCCCTCTGATCGAAACGGCTGGTCATGTTGTCAACTCAAATCTCCTCAACGATGAAAGCTATCCTGACCTGGACTCATACTGCCGAC CCGGCGCTTCCTCCGAGTATGACATCCATCCGCCGGACAGGCCATGGGCGCCTTTTCAAAAGACCCATATGTACCAAATTCCTGACCAGATCTTCGACTTCCTTAATGGGGGGGAGGTCTTCACGAAACTAGGCCTCTTCCCAGAGCTCGGATATGCCTGGGCCTCCATCGATAGTTCGCTCTTCCTCTGGGACTACACGCATCCCACGCCAGAACTCATCGGGTACGAGGAattgaccaccaccatcaccgccgttGCCCTCGTTGCGCCAAAGCCAGGCGTGTTCGTCAAGACCATTACACATATTCTCGTTATCTCCACAACAACTgatgttgttcttgttggtgTGGCGGCCGAGACCAACGCGTCGGGAGCCAAGAAGGTCACGCTCTACCAGACCAAGATGGCTGTGCACCGTGGTGGCAGTGATGTCAGTTACATCGTCGGAACCGCCAATGGGCGCATCTTTGTCGGTGGCGAAACGGACACCGACATCCACGAAATTGTTTACCAGCAAGAAGAGAGATGGTTCTCTAGCAGATGCAGCAAAGTCAACCATACCCATCCCGGCTGGTCCTCTGTTGTACCACTGACCAACTTGCCATTTGGCCCCCGGCCACACGAACACCTCGTGGGTCTCTATGTTGACGATACTCGAAACCTTGTGTACTCGCTATCTGACCGGTCGACCATCCGAACCTATCACATGGAGGGCCCCGAAAAGCTCACCAAGGTGATTGAGAAGGACAAGACCAGTATCCTCCGCGACTTTGCCCACTTGGCAGCCCCATCACCTCTCTTCACCGACAGGACTACCATTGTGTCACTCAGTcccatcaccgccaccgAGACGTCGAAACTCCATCTCATGGCTCTCACCGATACTGGCtgtcgccttcttctcagcgCCACGAGCGCTGCTTCATACACCATCGGCGGCGGGTCATccacccttcctcctcaaagtATGCAGCTGCAGTTTATCAAGTTCCCTCCCAGGGAGGAGTACCAACGGACTAGGGATCACAGACTCCAACCTATCGAGACGGTACTAGACAAGACATCGCAGCTTCTTGAAATTAGCGCAATGGGTATGCGCTTCCCTCCAGGTTACTTCTTTGACGTCGTCCGTGACAGGACCGCTGCTTCGGACAGGCTTTTTATCTCGGCTCCCGATACGGGCCGGATCAAGTTGACACAGCCTACCTCGGCGCTGAAATACTTTGAGCAGGGCACGTGGATCGACCTTGGCGCTGGCAACCGAACCATTGAGATCGGTTTGACGACCAAGCCTTTCTCGGCAAACAGTCAGCCTCTAGGCTTCGGCAATGAGCTCGCTGTTCAGTTCGACCAGGCTCCCGGGGAGTTTGCGATTCTCACAAACACTGGCGTACACATCATTCGCCGGAGAAGGGTGGTGGATATGCTTGCGACTGCCCTCAGATCTGTCCAAGGTCAAGGCGACGACGTGCTAGAGCTGGAGGTTCGCCACTTTCTTGCTCAGTACGGGAGAGTGGAAACCTGCTCGGCGGCGCTGGCAGTAGCGTGTGGTCAGGGCAACGACTCGCGGACGGGTATTGGGCGATCCTCGGACACCAGCCTTGCGAACCTTGCCCGCTTGGTATTTGTGGAATACGGTGGCCAAGCCAGAGTGGCGGAGTCAGACGGGCGCATGGCCCCTCAGGATTCTGTTAGGTTATCGTCCCGTCACGATGCGTTGGTGCTGTACTTTACCCGCCTTGTCAGGACACTCTGGAAAACCAAGGTCGTCACGATTGCcaaggacggcaaggagGTGACCTCGACCGTAGACGTCAAGAAACTGGTGCAGGTTCAGGAACAGGTCGACCGTCTGGAGAATTTTTTGGAGACCAACAAGGGCACGATCCAAGGCCTCTCTGGCCCTCCCGGTACTCTGACAAACAGAAACGACGAGATTGCTGCGCAAAAGGAACACCAGGCTTTCCACGGCATGCGTCAGCTCATGAAGAGTGTGACGGAGGGCATTTCCTTCGTCACTATGCTTTTTAGCGAGAGAGTTGCGGATATCTATGGTCGGCTCGAACCTGCCGACCAACAAAGGCTCTCTCAGCTTACCTATGAGCACCTGTTCTCCCAGAAGCCCGGAAAAGACCTCGCAAAGGTGTTGGTCAAAGCAATTGTCAACCGCAATATCGCTAATGGCGCCAATGTGGATACGGTCGCTGATGGCCTAAGGAGACGTTGCGGGAGCTTCTGCTCGCCTGACGATGTGGTCATCTTCAAGGCCCAAGAGCAGTTGCAGCGCGCGAGTGACCAGGTTGCTAATGCCAGCGCCGCTCGTCTGCTGCTGGCCGAGAGTTTGAGACTCTTTCAGGAGGTCGCTGGCAGTCTTTCTGCCGACAACCTCGAGAGGGCTGTTAACCAGTACATCGAGCTCAAGTACTACGCCGGTGCTATTCAGCTGTGCTTGGTGGTTGCTAAGGAAAAGGACCGGGGCAACACTGCATTGACATGGGTGATGGACAACAGGCCGGCGGGTGATGTTCGTGAGAGGGCGTACAATGCCCGGAAGAACTGCTACATCCTGATTCAGCAGGTTCTTGACGCGCTCGAGGGTTACCTCTCCACGGAACCTGAGACGATTGATGGGCGCCAAACGGTCGCTGCCACCAAGAGGAAAGAGGCCTACGATGTGGTTAACAACTCGGATGATCAAGTGTTTCACATTGACCTGTACGAGTGGTACATCTCCAAGGGCTGGATTGATAGGCTACTTGCCATTGACTCGCCACACGTTGAGGCTTACCTTCGGCAGCTCTCTGAGCAGAATTACACTCATGCTGACCTCCTCTGCCGGTGGTATACTCATCgcaacttcttcttccaagCGGCCCAAGTCCAAGCCAACATTGCCAAGTCGGACATGgccatccccatcaaacACCGCATCAAGCTGCTTGGTTTGGCCAAGGCGAATGCCAGTGTCAACACTGCTGGCGTGAGCcgtcagcagcaacaaatGTTGAACCATGAGGTGTCTGAAATGCTCGAGATGGCGCACATCCAGGATGATTTGCTACAGAGATTGCTTGCAGACGGCCGGATAGACAACAGCAGGAAGGCCGAGGTCAATGACCATTTGAACGGGCCGATCCTCAGCGTGAACGAG CTCTACAATGACTACATTGACCAAGCCGGGTACTACGACCTCAGCCTCTTGATCTTCCACCTTGCCGACTTCCAAAACCACCGCGTCATCGAGGAGACGTGGAGCAACCTCATCCACCAGGTCCACAACGAGACGGAGATCAAGGCGGAGCTGTGGAACAAGCGCGACGGGAATGGGGTACCTGCCGAGCTGCGGGATCAGATCCCCGAGGCTGAGCCGCCGAGGCCGTGGGAGTGTGTAGCGCAGAACGTGCAGATTATTGCTCACCGCGCCTCGCTGGACAGTCTCGTCTTCCCCGTCGACAAGGTCATCCCGATGGTGTGCGGTTATGCGATTGAGTACAACCAGGATTTGGAGAGCCCCAACTGGCCGATGGCGCTGTTTCAGCAGCTTCATGTCCCGCATGCGCTTATTGTgcaggtgttggagggggtgctGGATGCGCAGGAGGTTCCTTTtgtggggaggaagaggaagaatgtggctggctgggttgttgctgttgtggaggATTGGGTGACTTCGATTCagatgaggggggggaggaattCAGCTGAtgctgggggggttggggtttgggttaGTGAGTTGTTGGGACGGGTGGATGCGTTGCTCAGGCAGTTTCAGTCTGCGGGGGCGAGGACGGAGGCGGATAAGAAGTTGAGAGACGAGGCTGCGCAgttgaggggggagttggCTACCGTCAAGAGGAGGGTCGATGGGCTTgtagcggcggcggcgcagggggggatgggggggagtgtgatgggaggttttggttttAGGGGCGGGTTGGCTTAG
- a CDS encoding hypothetical protein (COG:S; EggNog:ENOG503P1I0), whose product MQGNVTKTEKEVGFTLVTISRGASHGVEVGDRFALYRPDQFTFGLLNPDEERAAEAIILEVTNMTAAARVPTTSNLANIPKVGWFAVLVQRNHRPVIYVDTVNLSDQAATRLQNSWRELPEDLLRPTADLRLHSDPDIVPEVTCPDTFYVKPSEDGTNLVVHNNNTEIMENVPSLDHNDDSIARTLSLIVQHLSPYQRLTNLAAREDSTNPWNPRYEFEIKRIHDVNRSNSPTLPAKVQYGVVFKNTEPRPTRILNQEEEALTQFITIFNLDPTYGITQIFPDEGADSFEVYPREAIDPKLKLNITVPPQLQAASQQPGFQMHDKIIVLISSKATNFRHYSQPDLHAWLHPEDAREDVFFKKITPKGQNNMPSRQATRAEEEEVQNLRSLDEFKVATWDIITTHEDLYPQVETNTGNHTQHQPPSRVVPVAQPMVEAHA is encoded by the coding sequence ATGCAGGGCAATGTCACAAAGACAGAGAAAGAAGTGGGATTCACTCTTGTCACTATCAGCAGGGGTGCTTCCCAtggggtcgaggttggggacCGCTTCGCCCTCTACAGACCGGATCAGTTCACCTTCGGCTTACTTAACCCTGACGAGGAGCGAGCTGCCGAAGCTATCATTCTCGAGGTCACCAACATGACGGCTGCTGCGCGAGTTCCGACCACATCTAACCTTGCCAATATTCCCAAGGTTGGTTGGTTCGCCGTTTTGGTCCAACGCAACCATCGCCCCGTCATCTACGTTGACACCGTCAATCTTTCTGATCAAGCAGCTACTCGTCTCCAAAACTCCTGGAGAGAATTGCCGGAAGACCTATTGCGCCCCACGGCTGACTTGAGACTACACTCTGATCCGGATATTGTCCCAGAAGTCACTTGTCCTGACACCTTTTACGTCAAGCCCTCTGAGGATGGGACAAATCTTGTGgtccacaacaacaacacagaGATAATGGAGAATGTCCCCAGCCTCGACCATAACGACGACAGCATCGCTAGAACACTCTCCCTCATCGTTCAACACCTCTCCCCTTACCAGCgtctcaccaacctcgccgccCGTGAAGATTCCACAAATCCGTGGAACCCTAGGTACGAATTCGAGATAAAACGGATCCACGATGTCAACAGGTCCAACAGCCCCACGCTTCCCGCCAAGGTGCAGTACGGGGTCGTCTTCAAAAACACCGAACCCCGCCCTACCCGGATACTAAAccaggaagaggaagcccTCACCCAATTCATTACCATCTTCAACCTTGATCCAACCTATGGCATAACACAGATCTTCCCTGACGAAGGCGCCGACAGCTTCGAAGTCTACCCCAGAGAGGCCATCGACCCCAAGTTGAAGCTCAACATCACAGTCCCCCCACAGCTCCAAGCCGcctcccaacaaccaggCTTCCAAATGCACGACAAGATTATAGTTCTCATCTCGAGCAAGGCGACAAACTTCCGGCATTACTCCCAGCCAGACCTTCACGCCTGGCTGCATCCGGAGGATGCCCGCGAGGACGTATTCTTCAAGAAGATCACCCCGAAAGGTCAGAACAACATGCCTTCGCGGCAGGCCACgagagcagaagaagaagaggtacAGAACTTGCGATCTCTGGATGAGTTCAAGGTTGCGACGTGGGATATTATCACTACGCATGAGGACTTGTACCCTCAGGTCGAGACCAACACCGGCAACCAcacccaacatcaaccaccctcTCGTGTTGTCCCTGTCGCCCAGCCGATGGTCGAGGCACATGCCTGA
- a CDS encoding hypothetical protein (COG:O; EggNog:ENOG503NY6D) produces the protein MDAFWENLSNSMTLQDIEYVLERFQELFSTRQPHDSPSMAYLLSQESLTWQLHFAKTMDSASLQKALETSDAALCHLQHDGPNGPDSDKSAVYESVANSRYAHFQATGSFDSIKAAIDNCIVALNFEEAGTARWSALAVAKLSIYLMDRVVMLPTQEHVSEAVEFFRKHFSTANKLSPTYHAQFLSRFSVALFHKCMFVSDEPAIMEEALKLGYRSIDIIPPEAATMEYTNCAGILQQRFQQTLQFNVLEHALQISRLAVKHEASKDVAEKAGKLTALGNMLVTKCQRYIETKSREALQALEESIQLGREAVRTLQPIDPSSNALLRHEKSHTLTLIAPWFALKSSVTGDLRCAEEGIGLLQQALTLTSDGHPARHRILTYLAHILETQHQILKGCKNKRQAMEKLDEALRYGREAAEATPELDPARGERYMNVGKMLLSKWLLNGDDQPEEDEMLVLEARKHFCYVANLASAPLLLRLPATIQGARLHLEKGEVTEAHQLLQTGISLLPSLHPQILSAEDLRATLSQVSGLSTLAASVTLEADKSPFDALMFLEAGRCIISGLSMSLKTDMIQLQQRDKGLADSYENLRKRLAAVSRPSPSALARPRPVETQQEELLQQLSQMEGEIRKLKGFETFQLPLSEEMVKELAQEGPIVVINVTYRRSDAIIITPDEIKSVQLKHLKYEELDKKVVVFEKLGNGSRRNVVVADECEDEPGDEGSEALYWLWNVAARPILDELRAHLGDSKRVWWITSGLAGRAPLHAAGSHGFNSTENTLSHVISSYISSLKALRYARQAATSVNAQPKRSMLLVTMQKNPPPHCKLDTRHEENVIRSVFGQDMLHLEHPDPELVLKEIPTCSFVHFACHGASFSSDPSRSGLLLIKDGKAAMLTVAQLEEVDTEQAAVAYLSACSTAQQTEGKLADEAIHLGNTFQALGFQHVIGTMWGANDKAAGDVAKRFYAKLTSAGDIGVAQALHQSMLEYRSATTGDERHLLAWCPFIHIGA, from the coding sequence ATGGATGCTTTTTGGGAAAATCTCTCAAATTCCATGACCCTGCAAGACATAGAGTATGTTCTTGAACGTTTTCAAGAGCTCTTCTCTACGAGGCAGCCACACGACTCTCCTAGCATGGCTTATCTCCTGAGCCAGGAGAGTCTCACATGGCAGTTGCACTTTGCCAAAACTATGGACAGTGCTTCTCTCCAAAAAGCGCTCGAAACAAGCGACGCTGCTCTCTGCCATTTGCAACATGATGGGCCCAATGGCCCTGATTCTGACAAGAGCGCGGTCTATGAGAGTGTTGCCAACAGTCGCTACGCTCACTTTCAAGCAACTGGAAGTTTTGACAGCATCAAAGCTGCCATAGACAACTGCATTGTGGCACTCAACTTTGAGGAGGCCGGAACTGCACGGTGGAGTGCTCTAGCCGTTGCAAAATTGAGCATTTACCTGATGGATCGGGTCGTGATGCTGCCTACACAGGAGCACGTTTCCGAAGCCGTGGAATTCTTTCGAAAACATTTTTCTACAGCAAACAAGCTCAGTCCAACCTACCACGCGCAGTTCCTATCTAGATTCAGCGTGGCTCTGTTCCACAAGTGCATGTTCGTTTCTGACGAGCCTGCCATCATGGAGGAAGCTCTGAAGCTTGGTTATCGGTCCATCGACATCATTCCGCCTGAAGCTGCAACCATGGAATACACAAATTGTGCCGGGATTCTTCAGCAACGCTTCCAACAAACCCTTCAGTTCAATGTACTTGAGCACGCTCTTCAGATCTCCCGGTTGGCTGTGAAACATGAAGCGTCGAAGGACGTTGCGGAGAAGGCTGGGAAGCTGACGGCTCTCGGCAACATGCTGGTAACCAAATGTCAAAGATACATTGAAACCAAATCTCGGGAAGCGTTGCAAGCTTTAGAGGAGTCAATCCAGCTGGGTCGAGAGGCCGTCCGCACTCTGCAGCCAATAGACCCAAGTTCCAATGCACTTCTCAGACACGAAAAGTCCCATACGCTCACTTTGATTGCACCATGGTTCGCCCTCAAATCGAGTGTAACCGGAGATCTTCGGTGTGCCGAGGAAGGTATTGGGCTTCTTCAACAGGCCCTGACACTGACCTCGGATGGGCATCCAGCACGTCACCGAATTCTTACCTACTTGGCTCACATCCTCGAAACTCAACACCAGATCTTGAAAGGCTGTAAGAATAAACGGCAGGCAATGGAAAAGCTGGACGAAGCCTTGAGATACGGCCGAGAGGCCGCTGAAGCAACACCGGAACTGGACCCAGCCCGAGGCGAGCGTTATATGAATGTTGGCAAGATGCTTCTGAGCAAATGGCTCTTGAATGGAGACGACCAACCCGAAGAAGATGAAATGCTCGTGCTGGAGGCAAGGAAGCACTTTTGCTATGTGGCCAACCTAGCCTCGGCGCCACTTCTGTTGCGTTTGCCTGCGACAATTCAAGGGGCTCGACTACATCTGGAGAAGGGTGAAGTAACCGAAGCACACCAGCTCTTGCAGACCGGTATCTCCCTCTTGCCGAGCCTTCACCCGCAAATTCTCTCTGCCGAAGACCTCAGGGCTACGTTGTCTCAAGTATCCGGCCTCTCTACATTGGCCGCCTCAGTCACCCTAGAAGCCGACAAAAGCCCCTTCGACGCCTTGATGTTTTTGGAGGCCGGCCGTTGCATCATTTCTGGGCTCTCCATGAGTCTCAAGACAGACATGATTCAGCTTCAGCAGAGAGACAAGGGGCTTGCCGATAGCTACGAGAATCTGAGAAAGAGGCTGGCTGCAGTTAGTCGACCTTCCCCCAGCGCATTGGCCAGACCGCGACCTGTCGAAACGCAGCAGGAAGAGCTGCTCCAACAACTTTCACAAATGGAGGGAGAGATACGAAAGTTGAAGGGGTTTGAAACCTTCCAGTTGCCCCTATCTGAAGAGATGGTCAAAGAGCTGGCTCAAGAGGGGCCCATTGTGGTTATCAATGTCACATACCGACGAAGcgacgccatcatcatcactcctGATGAGATCAAGTCTGTCCAACTCAAACATCTCAAATATGAAGAACTGGACAAGAAGGTTGTTGTCTTTGAGAAGCTTGGAAACGGATCAAGACGCAACGTCGTAGTTGCAGATGAGTGCGAAGATGAGCCAGGAGACGAGGGTAGTGAAGCACTGTATTGGCTTTGGAATGTCGCAGCACGTCCAATTCTGGATGAGCTGAGGGCTCATCTGGGGGATTCGAAGCGAGTTTGGTGGATTACCAGCGGACTGGCTGGGAGAGCGCCTCTCCACGCAGCCGGAAGCCATGGCTTCAACTCCACTGAAAACACACTTAGCCATGTCATCTCATCCTACATCTCATCACTCAAAGCTCTCCGATACGCGAGGCAGGCTGCCACATCTGTCAACGCACAGCCTAAGAGGAGCATGCTTCTGGTGACAATGCAAAAGAACCCTCCGCCGCATTGCAAACTGGATACGAGGCACGAAGAGAATGTGATTCGAAGCGTTTTTGGACAGGACATGCTACATCTCGAGCATCCAGATCCCGAGCTCGTCCTCAAGGAGATTCCCACCTGCTCTTTTGTCCACTTTGCCTGTCATGGGGCCTCCTTTAGTTCCGACCCGTCGAGAAGCGGACTTCTTTTGATCAAGGACGGGAAGGCCGCGATGCTCACCGTGGCTCAACTTGAAGAGGTTGATACAGAGCAGGCGGCGGTAGCCTATCTGTCTGCATGCTCGACAGCGCAGCAAACAGAAGGCAAGCTGGCCGATGAGGCGATCCACCTCGGAAACACATTCCAAGCTTTGGGCTTTCAGCATGTAATTGGGACAATGTGGGGTGCTAATGACAAGGCGGCTGGGGATGTGGCAAAGAGATTTTATGCCAAACTAACCTCTGCGGGTGATATTGGTGTGGCACAGGCGTTGCATCAGAGCATGTTGGAGTATCGCAGCGCCACCACGGGCGATGAGAGACATTTGTTGGCTTGGTGTCCATTCATTCATATCGGGGCCTAG